The following proteins are encoded in a genomic region of Actinomadura sp. NAK00032:
- a CDS encoding exodeoxyribonuclease VII small subunit produces MADDKETAEKPSYEQARDELTEVVKRLEAGGLTLEESLALWERGERLAAVCEEWLEGARARLAAALDRPENGDAAPF; encoded by the coding sequence GTGGCGGACGACAAGGAGACGGCCGAGAAGCCGTCGTACGAGCAGGCACGGGACGAGCTGACCGAGGTCGTCAAGCGGCTGGAGGCGGGTGGGCTCACGTTGGAGGAGTCCCTGGCCCTCTGGGAGCGGGGCGAGCGGCTCGCAGCGGTCTGCGAGGAGTGGCTGGAGGGCGCCCGCGCGCGGCTGGCCGCCGCCCTCGACCGTCCGGAGAACGGCGACGCGGCCCCGTTCTGA
- a CDS encoding 4-hydroxy-3-methylbut-2-enyl diphosphate reductase: MTANSQRRVLLAKPRGYCAGVDRAVQTVEIALEKYGAPIYVRKQIVHNVHVVKTLEERGAIFVDETEEVPEGAIVVFSAHGVAPAVHQEAAGLNLRTIDATCPLVTKVHKEAVRFAADDYDILLIGHEGHEEVIGTTGEAPDHIHLVDGPGDVANVTVRDPDKVAWLSQTTLSVDETVATVEKLRERFPNLMDPPSDDICYATQNRQVAVKEMAAQSQLVIVVGSTNSSNSVRLVEVAKEHGADDAHLVDYAEHIDPAWLEGVTTVGVTSGASVPDELVQEVLAWLAERGFGAAEEIESVSEHMRFSLPKELRKDLRITPV; the protein is encoded by the coding sequence ATGACCGCCAACAGCCAGCGCCGTGTCCTGCTCGCCAAGCCGCGTGGTTACTGCGCAGGCGTCGACCGGGCCGTCCAGACGGTCGAGATCGCCCTGGAGAAGTACGGGGCGCCGATCTACGTCCGCAAGCAGATCGTCCACAACGTCCACGTCGTCAAGACGCTGGAGGAGCGCGGCGCGATCTTCGTGGACGAGACCGAGGAGGTGCCCGAGGGGGCGATCGTGGTGTTCTCCGCGCACGGCGTCGCGCCCGCCGTGCACCAGGAGGCCGCGGGGCTGAACCTGCGCACCATCGACGCGACCTGCCCGCTGGTCACCAAGGTCCACAAGGAGGCGGTCCGCTTCGCCGCCGACGACTACGACATCCTGCTCATCGGCCACGAGGGCCACGAGGAGGTCATCGGCACCACCGGCGAGGCGCCCGACCACATCCACCTCGTGGACGGGCCCGGCGACGTCGCCAACGTGACCGTCCGCGACCCCGACAAGGTCGCCTGGCTCTCCCAGACCACGCTGTCGGTCGACGAGACCGTCGCCACCGTCGAGAAGCTCCGCGAGCGGTTCCCCAACCTGATGGACCCGCCGTCCGACGACATCTGCTACGCCACCCAGAACCGGCAGGTCGCCGTGAAGGAGATGGCGGCGCAGTCGCAGCTCGTCATCGTCGTCGGGTCGACGAACTCCTCCAACTCCGTGCGGCTCGTCGAGGTCGCCAAGGAGCACGGCGCCGACGACGCCCACCTCGTCGACTACGCCGAGCACATCGACCCCGCCTGGCTGGAGGGCGTCACGACGGTCGGCGTCACGAGCGGCGCCTCCGTCCCGGACGAGCTGGTCCAGGAGGTCCTCGCCTGGCTGGCCGAGCGCGGCTTCGGCGCGGCGGAGGAGATCGAGTCCGTCTCCGAGCACATGCGCTTCTCCCTCCCGAAGGAACTCCGCAAGGACCTCCGCATCACGCCGGTCTAG
- a CDS encoding DNA recombination protein RmuC codes for MDLALFAGLLVGAVFGAVAGYALATGRQGALIARARAAEEKLAYAEDRMAEHFENLSAKALDASNQRFLELADARLKAAGVEAAGELQRRQQAVEHLVAPLKETLAKVEEQLREVETGRRESHAMLAKQVDFVRQSSDQLRRETQSLVRALQRPEARGRWGELQLRRVVELAGMAHHCDFDEQASAVTADGTVRPDMVVRLVGGKSIVVDSKVSLAAYLQAAESGDPVRLDAHARHLRDHVDRLAAKSYWQAFSPAPEFVVLFIPGEAFLAPALDRDPGLLEYAIRRRVHIATPTTLITMLRTASYAWQQAALSRNARAVFELGKELYERLGTMGQHVDELGRALTGAIKSYNRTVGSLETRVLVSARKLNELGVVEDGLEGPRPVEESPRALSAAELTAEGDPLEDEAEPAPAPEAVGFGSQAIPEQADRRDAQERGEPGGAGRRFPGAKGWR; via the coding sequence ATGGACCTCGCGCTGTTCGCCGGCCTGCTCGTCGGCGCCGTGTTCGGCGCCGTCGCCGGGTACGCGCTCGCGACGGGCCGGCAGGGCGCGCTGATCGCGCGGGCGCGGGCCGCCGAGGAGAAGCTCGCCTACGCCGAGGACCGGATGGCCGAGCACTTCGAGAACCTGTCCGCGAAGGCGCTGGACGCCAGCAACCAGCGGTTCCTCGAACTGGCGGACGCGCGGCTCAAGGCCGCGGGCGTGGAGGCGGCGGGCGAGCTGCAGCGCCGCCAGCAGGCCGTCGAGCACCTGGTCGCGCCGCTCAAGGAGACCCTCGCCAAGGTGGAGGAGCAACTCCGCGAGGTCGAGACGGGCCGCCGGGAGTCGCACGCGATGCTGGCCAAGCAGGTCGACTTCGTCCGGCAGAGCTCCGACCAGCTGCGCCGCGAGACCCAGTCGCTGGTCCGGGCGCTGCAGCGGCCCGAGGCGCGGGGCCGGTGGGGCGAGTTGCAGCTCCGCCGGGTCGTGGAGCTGGCGGGCATGGCGCACCACTGCGACTTCGACGAGCAGGCCAGCGCCGTCACGGCCGACGGGACGGTCCGTCCCGACATGGTCGTGCGGCTGGTCGGCGGCAAGAGCATCGTCGTCGACTCCAAGGTCTCCCTTGCCGCCTACCTGCAGGCCGCCGAGAGCGGCGACCCGGTCCGCCTGGACGCGCACGCCCGCCACCTGCGCGACCACGTCGACCGGCTGGCGGCGAAGTCGTACTGGCAGGCGTTCAGCCCGGCCCCGGAGTTCGTCGTCCTGTTCATCCCCGGGGAGGCGTTCCTCGCCCCGGCGCTCGACCGCGACCCGGGCCTGCTGGAGTACGCGATAAGGCGGCGGGTGCACATCGCCACGCCGACCACCCTCATCACCATGCTTCGGACGGCCTCCTACGCGTGGCAGCAGGCCGCCCTCTCAAGGAACGCGCGCGCGGTCTTCGAGCTGGGCAAGGAGCTGTACGAGCGGCTCGGCACGATGGGCCAGCACGTCGACGAACTGGGGCGCGCCCTCACCGGAGCCATCAAGTCCTACAACCGGACGGTCGGCTCGCTGGAGACGCGCGTGCTCGTCAGCGCCCGCAAGCTGAACGAGCTGGGCGTGGTCGAGGACGGCCTGGAAGGCCCCCGCCCCGTGGAGGAGAGCCCGCGCGCGCTCTCGGCGGCCGAACTGACCGCCGAGGGCGACCCCCTGGAGGACGAGGCCGAGCCCGCCCCGGCGCCCGAAGCGGTAGGTTTCGGCTCACAGGCCATTCCCGAGCAGGCGGACCGGCGCGACGCGCAGGAGCGGGGCGAACCGGGCGGTGCGGGGCGCCGGTTCCCCGGGGCGAAGGGGTGGCGATGA
- a CDS encoding TetR/AcrR family transcriptional regulator, translating to MSSDIDVPSGEAARGGGARSAETPARTSDRGAATRGALLAAARDVFCASGFAQAAVTDIVAKAGASVGSLYHHFNGKADLYLTLFEDFQGRQQERTRDAINAVREAGETDPMRQFIAGAGAYLNGCLDERDVARLFISGDGPPGFDRVMRQRLNKWARRNAALFHTADGGVDEALVTVLTGAMAGAVSEISLLDDEVAARRLADEIMGIVGTIRNPGTEQR from the coding sequence ATGAGCAGCGACATCGACGTCCCGTCCGGCGAGGCGGCCCGCGGCGGGGGCGCGCGGTCCGCCGAGACCCCCGCGCGGACCTCCGACCGCGGCGCCGCCACCCGCGGCGCCCTGCTGGCCGCGGCGAGGGACGTCTTCTGCGCGTCGGGCTTCGCCCAGGCCGCGGTGACCGACATCGTCGCCAAGGCGGGCGCCAGCGTCGGCAGCCTGTACCACCACTTCAACGGCAAGGCGGACCTGTACCTCACGCTGTTCGAGGACTTCCAGGGCCGCCAGCAGGAGCGCACCCGCGACGCGATCAACGCCGTCCGCGAGGCCGGCGAGACCGACCCCATGCGGCAGTTCATCGCCGGCGCGGGCGCCTACCTGAACGGCTGCCTCGACGAGCGCGACGTCGCCCGGCTGTTCATCTCCGGCGACGGCCCGCCCGGGTTCGACCGCGTCATGCGCCAGCGGCTCAACAAGTGGGCGCGGCGCAACGCCGCGCTGTTCCACACCGCCGACGGCGGCGTGGACGAGGCCCTCGTCACCGTGCTGACCGGCGCGATGGCCGGGGCCGTGTCCGAGATCTCGCTGCTGGACGACGAGGTCGCCGCCCGCCGCCTCGCCGACGAGATCATGGGGATCGTCGGCACGATACGCAACCCCGGTACCGAGCAGCGCTGA
- the xseA gene encoding exodeoxyribonuclease VII large subunit — protein sequence MAMETTAESPVPVRTVLQAVSGWIGRLGRIWVEGQITDLNARGGTVYLTLRDPVANMSVRVVGPRAVVEAAGPAVTDGARVVVHAKPDFWINRGTFSLSVLEIRPVGVGELLARLERLKQVLASEGLFRPERKRPLPFLPGKIGLICGRDSDAEHDVLQNARRRWPAVAFRVENTAVQGSYAVGEVMEALRALDADPEIDVIIIARGGGAMEDLLPFSDEALVRAVSTARTPVVSAIGHEQDSPILDLVADVRASTPTDAAKKAVPDVREQLQLVRQLRDRGRRCLSGAVERELGWLRAVRSRPALADPVREIERQSEQVAALRDRARRCLSGALDRAGDELSHTRARLLALSPAATLERGYAIVQRDDGAVVRESAAVKDGEALHVRLSDGRLGVTVTDREGS from the coding sequence ATGGCGATGGAGACCACGGCCGAATCCCCGGTTCCGGTGCGGACGGTCCTGCAGGCGGTGAGCGGCTGGATCGGGCGGCTCGGCCGGATCTGGGTCGAGGGCCAGATCACCGACCTCAACGCCCGCGGCGGGACGGTGTACCTGACGCTCCGCGACCCGGTGGCGAACATGTCGGTGCGGGTCGTCGGGCCGCGCGCGGTGGTCGAGGCCGCCGGTCCGGCGGTGACCGACGGCGCCCGCGTCGTGGTGCACGCCAAGCCGGACTTCTGGATCAACCGGGGGACCTTCTCGCTCAGCGTGCTGGAGATCCGGCCGGTCGGCGTCGGCGAGCTGCTCGCCCGGCTGGAGCGGCTGAAGCAGGTGCTGGCGTCCGAGGGGCTGTTCCGCCCGGAGCGCAAGCGCCCGCTGCCGTTCCTGCCGGGGAAGATCGGGTTGATCTGCGGGCGCGACTCCGACGCCGAGCACGACGTCCTGCAGAACGCCCGGCGGCGCTGGCCGGCGGTGGCGTTCCGGGTGGAGAACACCGCGGTGCAGGGCTCGTACGCGGTCGGCGAGGTGATGGAGGCGTTGCGGGCGCTGGACGCCGATCCCGAGATCGATGTGATCATCATCGCGCGGGGCGGCGGCGCGATGGAAGACCTGCTGCCGTTCTCCGACGAGGCGCTGGTGCGCGCGGTGTCGACGGCGCGCACCCCGGTGGTCAGCGCGATCGGCCACGAGCAGGACTCCCCGATCCTGGACCTGGTCGCGGACGTGCGGGCCTCGACGCCGACGGACGCGGCGAAGAAGGCCGTGCCGGACGTGCGCGAGCAGCTCCAGCTCGTCCGGCAGCTGCGCGACCGGGGGCGGCGCTGCCTGTCGGGGGCCGTCGAGCGGGAGCTGGGGTGGCTGCGCGCGGTGCGGTCGCGGCCCGCGCTGGCCGACCCGGTGCGCGAGATCGAGCGGCAGTCCGAGCAGGTCGCGGCGCTGCGGGACCGGGCGCGGCGGTGCCTGTCGGGGGCGCTGGACCGGGCCGGGGACGAGCTGTCGCACACCCGCGCCCGGCTGCTGGCCCTGTCCCCCGCCGCGACGCTGGAGCGCGGCTACGCGATCGTCCAGCGCGACGACGGGGCGGTGGTGCGGGAGTCGGCGGCGGTCAAGGACGGCGAGGCGCTGCACGTCCGGCTGTCCGACGGGCGCCTCGGCGTGACCGTGACCGACCGCGAGGGGTCTTAG
- a CDS encoding DUF6542 domain-containing protein, with protein sequence MGRQHGAAAPRSRARSAGAGSPVTLTGRGGIVVMFAVGVLCGLLSRWFEVPLLAGAGFAIGCALAAFATRPADLLTLVVSPPLVFFAATVIVVFATALGDGSLLRGVTVGVLTALAATAPWLFFGTLLVLVICLARGLMTNVRELRDKLAGMRLFEKEENENPVRWDESPVTTGERRLHHGEVD encoded by the coding sequence GTGGGACGTCAGCACGGCGCCGCGGCCCCGCGCTCGCGCGCGCGCTCGGCCGGCGCCGGGAGCCCGGTCACGCTGACCGGCCGCGGCGGCATCGTCGTGATGTTCGCCGTCGGGGTGCTGTGCGGGCTGCTGTCGCGCTGGTTCGAGGTGCCGCTGCTCGCCGGCGCCGGATTCGCGATCGGCTGCGCGCTCGCGGCGTTCGCGACGCGCCCGGCCGACCTGCTCACGCTCGTCGTCAGCCCGCCGCTGGTGTTCTTCGCCGCCACGGTCATCGTCGTGTTCGCCACCGCGCTCGGCGACGGCTCGCTGCTGCGCGGCGTCACGGTCGGCGTCCTGACCGCGCTGGCGGCCACCGCGCCGTGGCTGTTCTTCGGGACGCTGCTGGTCCTCGTGATCTGCCTGGCGCGGGGGCTGATGACCAACGTCCGCGAGCTGCGCGACAAGCTCGCCGGGATGCGCCTGTTCGAGAAGGAGGAGAACGAGAACCCCGTCCGGTGGGACGAGTCCCCCGTGACGACGGGGGAGCGCCGCCTCCACCACGGCGAGGTGGACTGA
- a CDS encoding DUF4245 domain-containing protein → MTDKTPSPAPAAPETAPAERPVVEVSPGVHKRLTTGLSGFAIAMAACLVLVLAVYVVAPRGDKEVLPTVDYSSQLWAMRSDAPFTVWAPEGLPAGWRPNSSRLTGLGAGGDTPVAWHLGFVTPSDEYAALEQSNEKASEYVPRMANSSKPTGTQQVGDVTWTKYHRKDKKANTLARTLPDGSSVVVTGTASYQELAVLAAALKAQSKGGAKLGSSTAPTPAS, encoded by the coding sequence GTGACCGACAAGACCCCGTCCCCTGCCCCCGCCGCGCCGGAGACCGCCCCGGCGGAGCGTCCCGTCGTCGAGGTCAGCCCCGGCGTGCACAAGCGGCTCACGACCGGCCTCAGCGGCTTCGCGATCGCGATGGCCGCGTGCCTGGTGCTGGTGCTGGCGGTCTACGTGGTGGCGCCGCGCGGCGACAAGGAGGTCCTGCCGACCGTCGACTACAGCTCGCAGCTGTGGGCGATGCGCAGCGACGCGCCCTTCACCGTGTGGGCGCCCGAGGGGCTGCCCGCCGGCTGGCGCCCGAACAGCTCCCGGCTGACCGGCCTCGGCGCGGGCGGTGACACGCCCGTCGCGTGGCACCTCGGGTTCGTGACGCCGAGCGACGAGTACGCCGCGCTGGAGCAGAGCAACGAGAAGGCGTCTGAGTACGTCCCGCGCATGGCCAACAGCAGCAAGCCGACCGGGACGCAGCAGGTGGGCGACGTCACCTGGACGAAGTACCACCGCAAGGACAAGAAGGCGAACACGCTCGCCCGCACCCTGCCGGACGGCAGCAGCGTCGTCGTGACCGGCACCGCGTCCTACCAGGAGCTGGCCGTCCTCGCGGCGGCCCTCAAGGCGCAGAGCAAGGGCGGCGCGAAGCTCGGGTCTTCGACGGCGCCGACGCCCGCCTCCTGA
- a CDS encoding DUF1707 domain-containing protein: MDVPQRPAAKATSVRDLRASDADRERVVAVLGEAVADGRLSMAEHSERTARAYAARTLGELTGLTGDLGPEEAQPILVDDRPVTVFFGRTRREGRWVVPVKLPVLALFGTVELDLREAVLQRRHIVVDPLVLGGRIRLLVPEGVTVHVTGRTILSTRDLRARPAQDGPTVEVGGTMIFGSVRARAPKRSLRTRVRDRLGRGRRA, from the coding sequence GTGGACGTTCCCCAGCGCCCGGCCGCGAAGGCCACCAGCGTGCGCGACCTGCGCGCGTCCGACGCCGACCGGGAACGCGTCGTCGCCGTCCTCGGCGAGGCGGTCGCCGACGGGCGGCTCAGCATGGCCGAGCACTCCGAGCGCACCGCCCGCGCCTACGCCGCCCGCACCCTCGGCGAGCTGACCGGCCTCACCGGCGACCTCGGACCCGAGGAGGCGCAGCCCATCCTCGTGGACGACCGCCCGGTCACGGTCTTCTTCGGCCGCACCCGCCGCGAAGGCCGCTGGGTCGTCCCCGTGAAGCTGCCCGTCCTCGCCCTGTTCGGGACGGTCGAGCTCGACCTGCGCGAGGCCGTCCTGCAGCGCCGCCACATCGTCGTCGACCCGCTGGTGCTCGGCGGCCGGATCCGGCTCCTGGTCCCCGAGGGCGTGACCGTGCACGTCACCGGCCGCACCATCCTCAGCACCCGCGACCTGCGGGCCCGCCCCGCACAGGACGGGCCCACCGTCGAGGTCGGCGGCACCATGATCTTCGGTTCGGTGCGCGCCCGCGCGCCGAAGCGGTCGCTGCGCACCCGCGTCCGCGACCGCCTCGGCCGGGGACGCCGCGCGTAG
- a CDS encoding ABC transporter ATP-binding protein, with translation MTLQRAQIAAARDEAGAAAISLRGVVKRFGDFTAVDGLDLEVPTGICLGLLGPNGAGKSTTMKMLTAQAIADEGSIEVLGFGVPRESKRARAVMGVVPQQDNLDEELTARENLEVFAHLYRVPRKERRKAVDDALAIAHLTERQRTKVDDLSGGMRRRLLIARGLVHRPALVLLDEPTVGLDPQVRAELWGLIDGLRAAGTTVLMSTHYIEEAERLADECALMSHGKVIARGSPTALVAEYAGDRVVEHYGPPDRLAEVERLARGAGLPTRRTGPSVSVLKAETIAPSLEDELGPDGVRRAASLEDVFVVLTGERVE, from the coding sequence ATGACCTTGCAACGTGCCCAGATCGCCGCCGCCCGTGACGAGGCGGGCGCGGCGGCGATCAGCCTGCGCGGCGTCGTCAAGCGGTTCGGCGACTTCACCGCCGTGGACGGGCTGGATCTGGAGGTCCCCACCGGGATCTGCCTGGGGCTGCTGGGCCCGAACGGCGCCGGGAAGTCGACGACGATGAAGATGCTGACCGCGCAGGCGATCGCCGACGAGGGGAGCATCGAGGTGCTCGGCTTCGGCGTCCCCCGCGAGTCCAAGCGCGCGCGGGCGGTGATGGGGGTCGTCCCGCAGCAGGACAACCTGGACGAGGAGCTGACCGCCCGCGAGAACCTGGAGGTGTTCGCGCACCTGTACCGGGTGCCCCGCAAGGAGCGGCGCAAGGCCGTGGACGACGCGCTCGCGATCGCGCACCTGACCGAGCGGCAGCGCACGAAGGTCGACGACCTGTCCGGCGGCATGCGGCGGCGGCTGCTGATCGCCCGCGGGCTGGTGCACCGGCCCGCCCTCGTCCTGCTGGACGAGCCGACCGTGGGCCTCGACCCGCAGGTGCGGGCGGAGCTGTGGGGGCTGATCGACGGGCTGCGCGCGGCCGGCACGACCGTGCTGATGTCCACGCACTACATCGAGGAGGCCGAGCGCCTCGCGGACGAGTGCGCGCTGATGTCGCACGGCAAGGTCATCGCACGGGGCTCGCCGACCGCGCTGGTGGCCGAGTACGCGGGCGACCGGGTGGTCGAGCACTACGGGCCGCCCGACCGGCTGGCGGAGGTCGAGCGGCTGGCGCGGGGCGCGGGCCTGCCGACGCGCCGCACGGGCCCGTCGGTGTCGGTGCTGAAGGCGGAGACCATCGCGCCGTCGCTGGAGGACGAGTTGGGCCCGGACGGCGTGCGCCGCGCCGCCAGCCTGGAGGACGTGTTCGTGGTACTGACCGGGGAGCGGGTCGAATGA
- the glpX gene encoding class II fructose-bisphosphatase, with amino-acid sequence MSDETTVSSPLTTEPSAPDRNLAMELVRVTEAAAMAAARWVGRGDKNGADGAAVNAMRQLINTVSMQGVVVIGEGEKDHAPMLFNGERVGDGSGAECDVAVDPVDGTRLTALGMNNAIAVLSVAPRGSMFDPSAVFYMEKLVTGPEAADAVDIERPIADNIRAIARAKGSAPNDVTVCILDRPRHEGIVKEVREAGARIKFILDGDVAGAIMASRPGTGVDLLLGIGGTPEGIIAACAIKALGGVIQGRLWPQDEAEKRKARDAGHELGRVLTTDDLVTSDDVFFAATGITDGELVDGVRYSKGTAVTHSLVMRSRSGTIRTISSEHQLAKLRAYSAINFDTAV; translated from the coding sequence ATGTCCGATGAGACCACCGTTTCCTCCCCGCTCACGACCGAGCCGTCCGCGCCGGACCGCAACCTGGCGATGGAGCTGGTCCGGGTGACCGAGGCCGCCGCGATGGCCGCCGCCCGCTGGGTCGGCCGGGGAGACAAGAACGGCGCCGACGGGGCCGCCGTGAACGCCATGCGCCAGCTGATCAACACGGTGTCCATGCAGGGCGTCGTCGTGATCGGCGAGGGCGAGAAGGACCACGCGCCGATGCTGTTCAACGGCGAGCGGGTCGGGGACGGCTCCGGCGCCGAGTGCGACGTGGCGGTCGACCCCGTGGACGGGACCCGGCTGACCGCGCTCGGCATGAACAACGCGATCGCGGTGCTGTCGGTGGCGCCGCGCGGGTCGATGTTCGACCCGTCCGCGGTGTTCTACATGGAGAAGCTGGTGACCGGCCCGGAGGCGGCGGACGCCGTCGACATCGAGCGCCCGATCGCCGACAACATCCGCGCGATCGCCCGCGCGAAGGGCTCCGCGCCGAACGACGTGACCGTGTGCATCCTGGACCGGCCGCGGCACGAGGGCATCGTGAAGGAGGTCCGCGAGGCCGGAGCGCGGATCAAGTTCATCCTGGACGGCGACGTGGCCGGCGCGATCATGGCGTCCCGGCCGGGCACCGGCGTCGACCTGCTGCTCGGCATCGGCGGCACCCCGGAGGGGATCATCGCGGCGTGCGCGATCAAGGCGCTCGGCGGGGTGATCCAGGGCCGGCTGTGGCCGCAGGACGAGGCGGAGAAGCGCAAGGCGCGGGACGCGGGCCACGAGCTCGGCCGGGTGCTGACCACCGACGACCTGGTGACGTCCGACGACGTGTTCTTCGCCGCCACCGGGATCACCGACGGCGAGCTGGTCGACGGCGTCCGCTACAGCAAGGGCACGGCCGTGACGCACTCGCTGGTGATGCGCTCCCGCAGCGGGACGATCCGGACGATCTCCAGCGAGCACCAGCTCGCCAAGCTCCGCGCCTACAGCGCGATCAACTTCGACACGGCGGTCTGA
- a CDS encoding MarR family winged helix-turn-helix transcriptional regulator codes for MTASDRELAEQLNLRLRHVVLMLRQAGADQPVTGQQLSVLGSLEHGPRRMTELAAEHGVRLPTMTAQINRLERDGLVARGRDGADARVVTARLTGEGRERLAAGRERRLSFLADRLAHLTGEERARIAAALPAFDKLFSGP; via the coding sequence GTGACCGCATCCGACCGCGAGCTCGCCGAGCAGCTCAACCTGCGCCTGCGCCACGTCGTGCTGATGCTGCGGCAGGCCGGCGCCGACCAGCCGGTCACCGGCCAGCAGCTGTCCGTGCTGGGCTCGCTGGAGCACGGGCCGCGGCGGATGACCGAGCTCGCCGCCGAGCACGGCGTCCGGCTGCCGACGATGACCGCCCAGATCAACCGGCTGGAGCGGGACGGGCTCGTCGCGCGCGGCCGGGACGGCGCCGACGCCCGCGTCGTCACCGCGCGGCTCACCGGGGAGGGCCGGGAGCGGCTGGCCGCCGGACGGGAGCGGCGGCTGTCCTTCCTCGCCGACCGGCTCGCGCACCTGACGGGCGAGGAGCGCGCGCGGATCGCCGCGGCGCTGCCCGCCTTCGACAAGCTCTTCAGCGGCCCCTGA
- a CDS encoding ABC transporter permease yields MTRAEVERAPRLRRFEFAPVRGIWRHELALYKRYWKSQSFASMVEPTFFLLAFGYGFGSMVAVIGDYRYLDFVATGVVGTAALFTSVFPGMFNGYIRRVFQHTYDGMLAAPVDVHELVTAEALWIAAKSAVYSCTPIVVALFFGLDPALGMLLVPFVTFFTALGFGLFGMWTSSVVPSINSFDYVITGVVTPLFLIAGTFFPVDALPDWAQKVSYLNPLYHCVELVRDAVFGLRPLADLGHLAGLVAFAALMWVIAVRGMRRRLID; encoded by the coding sequence ATGACCCGGGCAGAGGTGGAGCGGGCGCCGCGGCTGCGGCGGTTCGAGTTCGCGCCGGTGCGCGGGATCTGGCGGCACGAGTTGGCGCTCTACAAGCGGTACTGGAAGTCGCAGTCGTTCGCCTCGATGGTGGAGCCGACGTTCTTCCTGCTCGCGTTCGGCTACGGGTTCGGGTCGATGGTCGCGGTCATCGGCGACTACCGGTACCTCGACTTCGTCGCGACCGGCGTCGTCGGGACGGCGGCGCTGTTCACGTCGGTGTTCCCGGGCATGTTCAACGGCTACATCAGGCGGGTGTTCCAGCACACCTACGACGGGATGCTCGCGGCGCCGGTGGACGTCCACGAGCTGGTGACGGCCGAGGCGCTGTGGATCGCGGCCAAGTCGGCGGTGTACTCGTGCACGCCGATCGTGGTGGCGCTGTTCTTCGGCCTGGATCCCGCGTTGGGGATGCTGCTGGTGCCGTTCGTGACGTTCTTCACCGCGCTCGGCTTCGGGCTGTTCGGCATGTGGACGTCCTCGGTGGTCCCGTCGATCAACTCGTTCGACTACGTGATCACCGGCGTGGTGACGCCGCTGTTCCTGATCGCCGGGACGTTCTTCCCGGTGGACGCGCTGCCCGACTGGGCGCAGAAGGTCTCCTACCTGAACCCGCTCTACCATTGCGTGGAGCTGGTCCGGGACGCGGTGTTCGGCCTCCGCCCGCTGGCCGACCTCGGGCACCTGGCGGGGCTGGTGGCCTTCGCGGCGCTGATGTGGGTGATCGCCGTCCGCGGGATGCGCAGGCGCCTCATCGACTGA